The following proteins are co-located in the Vicinamibacterales bacterium genome:
- a CDS encoding chemotaxis response regulator protein-glutamate methylesterase — MSRIRVLIVDDAVVIRRLVGDVLAADPEIEVVGTAANGRIALQKIPQCNPDVVTMDVEMPDMNGIETVRELRKTWPKLPVIMFSTLTERGGVATLDALAAGASDYATKPANVGSVTAGLETVRTDLIPKIKALAGRPVGLPAPATAARPVAPVRPAIPPAAPAAAPAPAPGHIEVVAIGVSTGGPNALAELLPALPKTLPVPIVITQHMPPMFTRLLADRLNAQSAIEVVEGQAAMRLNPGTAYIAPGDYHMVLDRVATGTVVSLNQAPPENSCRPAVDVMFRSVVDVYHGAVLGVILTGMGQDGLRGCELVRDAGGQVLAQDEDSSVVWGMPGFVARAGLADRVLPLNMIAGEIVRRVAATSRVTAARAS, encoded by the coding sequence GTGAGCCGGATCCGCGTCCTCATCGTGGACGACGCCGTCGTGATCCGGCGGCTCGTCGGCGACGTGCTCGCCGCCGATCCCGAGATCGAGGTGGTCGGCACGGCCGCGAACGGCCGGATCGCGCTGCAGAAGATCCCGCAGTGCAATCCGGACGTGGTGACGATGGACGTCGAGATGCCGGACATGAACGGCATCGAGACCGTCCGGGAGCTGCGCAAGACCTGGCCGAAGCTCCCCGTCATCATGTTCAGCACGCTCACGGAGCGGGGCGGCGTCGCCACCCTCGACGCCCTCGCGGCCGGCGCCTCCGACTACGCGACCAAGCCCGCCAACGTCGGCAGCGTGACCGCCGGCCTCGAGACGGTCCGGACGGATCTCATCCCCAAGATCAAGGCGCTGGCCGGCCGGCCGGTGGGCCTGCCGGCACCCGCGACGGCCGCGCGTCCGGTCGCGCCCGTGCGCCCGGCCATCCCGCCGGCAGCACCGGCGGCCGCGCCCGCGCCCGCGCCAGGCCACATCGAGGTCGTCGCCATCGGCGTGTCCACCGGGGGCCCGAACGCGCTCGCCGAACTCCTGCCGGCGCTTCCCAAGACCCTGCCGGTGCCGATCGTCATCACGCAGCACATGCCGCCGATGTTCACGCGGCTCCTCGCCGACCGGCTCAACGCCCAGTCGGCCATCGAGGTGGTCGAGGGACAGGCGGCGATGCGGCTCAACCCGGGCACGGCCTATATCGCGCCCGGGGACTATCACATGGTGCTCGACCGAGTGGCCACCGGCACGGTGGTCTCCCTGAACCAGGCGCCGCCCGAGAACTCGTGCCGCCCGGCCGTGGACGTCATGTTCCGGTCGGTGGTGGACGTGTACCACGGCGCGGTGCTCGGCGTGATCCTGACGGGCATGGGCCAGGACGGCCTGCGCGGCTGCGAGCTGGTCCGTGACGCCGGCGGGCAGGTCCTCGCGCAGGACGAGGACTCGAGCGTCGTCTGGGGCATGCCAGGGTTCGTCGCACGGGCCGGGCTCGCCGACCGGGTGCTGCCACTCAACATGATCGCCGGGGAAATCGTGCGCCGCGTCGCGGCCACGTCCCGCGTCACAGCTGCGAGGGCGTCGTGA
- a CDS encoding methyl-accepting chemotaxis protein yields MSSPAVNATLFERLGGVPAIKAAVDAFYVRVLGDPGLSPFFEGVNMRSQKSKLNAFLTQGLGGPQVYKGRDMASAHQHLPITKEHFDLVAGHLVATLNDLGVPAPLIDEVVAAVAPLAPEIINTASEPAGAGRPASGEHPRPAHLALARPSKESHMAAGRTAGANALAMDAAAATELMESAEALLGALDGLRANVLVANADLEIVYANPRSVETLKSIEPAVKQSFGVSLGEIVGGSIHRFHKDPRRIEAILRNPAALPHDGEFQFGGITLKVAVNSVKGKAGDVLGYVVNWDDVTERQRLDAEMGRVMSMMENMPINVMFADRDLRIQYMNPASSRTLKTLESFLPVKVDAMIGQNIDVFHKNPAYQRNMLADAKHLPRQAHIQVGPETLDLLVSAIYDNNRNFVGSMVTWSVITEKLKTEERARSLQSEIAQTSQTLAASSEELTALSQQLGAGAAETSAQANVVSAAAEQVSKNVQTVATGTEEMSASIKEIAKNANEAARVATTAVKVAETTNLTINKLGESSAEIGKVIKVITSIAQQTNLLALNATIEAARAGEAGKGFAVVANEVKELAKETARATEEIGQKIEAIQGDTKGAVAAIGEIGNVINQINDISNTIASAVEEQTATTNEITRNVTEAAKGTTEIAQNITAVATAAKETSDAAGDTQKASTQLAQLAAGMQDLVNRSK; encoded by the coding sequence ATGTCCAGTCCAGCCGTCAACGCCACGCTGTTCGAACGCCTCGGCGGCGTCCCGGCCATCAAGGCGGCCGTCGACGCGTTTTACGTGCGCGTGCTCGGAGATCCCGGGCTGTCGCCCTTCTTCGAGGGCGTGAACATGCGCTCGCAGAAGAGCAAGCTGAACGCGTTCCTGACGCAGGGACTGGGCGGGCCCCAGGTCTACAAGGGCCGCGACATGGCGAGCGCGCACCAGCACCTGCCCATCACGAAAGAACATTTCGACCTGGTCGCCGGGCACCTGGTCGCCACCCTGAACGACCTGGGCGTGCCCGCGCCGCTCATCGACGAAGTCGTCGCCGCCGTGGCGCCGCTGGCGCCTGAAATCATCAACACCGCGTCGGAACCGGCAGGGGCGGGCCGGCCGGCGTCCGGGGAGCACCCGCGACCCGCACACCTGGCGCTCGCGCGCCCCTCGAAGGAGAGTCATATGGCAGCAGGACGCACGGCTGGCGCGAACGCGCTGGCGATGGACGCCGCGGCGGCGACCGAGTTGATGGAATCCGCGGAGGCCCTGCTGGGCGCGCTGGACGGCCTCAGGGCGAACGTGCTGGTGGCCAACGCCGACCTGGAGATCGTCTACGCCAACCCGCGCAGCGTGGAGACCCTGAAGAGCATCGAGCCGGCCGTGAAGCAGTCGTTCGGCGTGTCGCTCGGCGAGATCGTCGGCGGCTCGATCCATCGCTTCCACAAGGACCCGCGCCGCATCGAGGCGATCCTCCGCAATCCCGCGGCGCTGCCCCATGACGGCGAGTTCCAGTTCGGCGGCATCACGCTCAAGGTGGCCGTGAACTCCGTGAAGGGCAAGGCCGGCGACGTGCTGGGCTACGTGGTCAACTGGGACGACGTGACCGAGCGCCAGCGGCTCGACGCCGAGATGGGCCGCGTGATGTCGATGATGGAGAACATGCCCATCAACGTCATGTTCGCGGACCGCGACCTGCGCATCCAGTACATGAACCCGGCGTCGTCGCGCACGCTGAAGACGCTCGAGTCCTTCCTGCCGGTGAAGGTCGACGCGATGATCGGCCAGAACATCGACGTCTTCCACAAGAACCCGGCGTACCAGCGCAACATGCTGGCGGACGCGAAGCACCTGCCCCGCCAGGCGCACATCCAGGTCGGCCCGGAGACGCTCGACCTCCTCGTGAGCGCCATCTACGACAACAACCGGAACTTCGTGGGCTCCATGGTGACCTGGTCGGTCATCACCGAGAAGCTCAAGACCGAGGAGCGCGCCCGCTCCCTGCAGTCCGAGATCGCCCAGACGTCCCAGACGCTCGCGGCCTCGTCCGAGGAGCTGACGGCGCTGTCGCAGCAGCTCGGCGCCGGCGCGGCCGAGACGTCCGCGCAGGCCAACGTCGTGTCGGCGGCCGCCGAGCAGGTCAGCAAGAACGTGCAGACCGTGGCGACGGGCACCGAAGAGATGAGCGCCTCCATCAAGGAGATCGCAAAGAACGCGAACGAGGCGGCCCGCGTCGCGACGACCGCGGTCAAGGTCGCCGAGACGACGAACCTGACGATCAACAAGCTGGGCGAGAGCTCCGCCGAGATCGGCAAGGTCATCAAGGTGATCACGTCCATCGCGCAGCAGACCAACCTGCTCGCGCTGAACGCCACGATCGAGGCCGCGCGCGCCGGTGAGGCGGGCAAGGGCTTCGCGGTCGTCGCCAACGAGGTGAAGGAGCTCGCCAAGGAGACGGCGCGGGCCACCGAGGAGATCGGCCAGAAGATCGAGGCCATCCAGGGCGACACGAAGGGCGCGGTCGCGGCCATCGGCGAGATCGGGAACGTGATCAACCAGATCAACGACATCTCGAACACCATCGCCAGCGCGGTCGAGGAACAGACGGCCACGACCAACGAGATCACGCGCAACGTGACCGAGGCGGCGAAGGGCACGACGGAAATCGCCCAGAACATCACGGCGGTGGCGACGGCGGCCAAGGAGACCAGCGACGCCGCCGGCGACACGCAGAAGGCCTCCACGCAGCTCGCGCAGCTCGCCGCCGGGATGCAGGACCTCGTGAACCGCTCGAAGTAG
- a CDS encoding AarF/UbiB family protein, with protein MHGLPQKIGQILSLADLDDASPYALLPEQGTAAPASDSFTWIEDALGRPIASVFASLDPHGAAASLGQVHAGTLLDGRTVAVKIQYPDVADSVDADLAALGMLAAPLSGARGGFDLASYRGELRTHLLAELDYVREAATLSRFAQRASAIPGLATPVPVDGLCTPRLLTMTWVDGDSVAVTDTWPAPARAEAALALVRFFLHGCFHWHEVHADPHAGNLRFALADGRPRTGVVDFGCVKTLDPAAAATLRRLAEDGHALSADEALEAYLGLGFDARLVTPMAARLPAVTRVLFEPFHTDGPYDPEGWRLSARLAEVLGDDRWTFRVAGPASLLFLIRAFHGVVAYATRLGAGFSWRRALLDTPRHTQASGASRPSAAPAAAAPDQDTTMRSHSLKVQVTRGGQSVALLTFPAAAVDHLNDLVPDEHRARIAGRGLDLPAVSRSLASRDYPPGEVVSLDDGDARIRVWLE; from the coding sequence ATGCACGGCCTGCCGCAGAAAATCGGCCAGATCCTGAGCCTGGCCGATCTCGACGACGCCTCGCCGTACGCCCTGCTCCCGGAGCAGGGCACGGCGGCGCCGGCGAGCGACAGCTTCACCTGGATCGAGGACGCGCTCGGGAGACCGATCGCGTCCGTCTTCGCTTCCCTCGATCCGCACGGCGCGGCCGCGTCGCTCGGCCAGGTGCACGCCGGCACCCTCCTCGACGGCCGTACGGTCGCGGTCAAGATCCAGTATCCCGACGTCGCCGATTCCGTGGACGCCGATCTCGCCGCCCTCGGCATGCTCGCCGCGCCGCTGTCGGGCGCGCGGGGCGGATTCGACCTCGCGAGCTACCGCGGCGAGCTCCGGACGCATCTCCTCGCCGAACTCGACTACGTGCGGGAAGCCGCCACCCTGTCGAGGTTCGCGCAGCGCGCCTCCGCGATTCCAGGCCTTGCGACGCCGGTGCCGGTCGACGGCCTGTGCACGCCGCGGCTCCTCACGATGACCTGGGTGGACGGCGATTCGGTGGCCGTCACCGACACCTGGCCCGCGCCGGCACGGGCCGAGGCGGCGCTCGCGCTGGTCCGCTTCTTCCTCCACGGCTGCTTCCACTGGCACGAAGTGCACGCCGACCCGCACGCCGGCAACCTCCGGTTCGCCCTGGCCGACGGCCGCCCGCGGACGGGCGTGGTGGACTTCGGCTGCGTGAAGACGCTCGATCCGGCGGCGGCGGCCACGCTCCGTCGCCTCGCCGAGGACGGACACGCGCTGTCGGCCGACGAGGCGCTGGAGGCCTACCTGGGACTCGGCTTCGACGCGCGCCTCGTGACGCCGATGGCCGCGCGGCTGCCGGCCGTGACACGGGTGCTGTTCGAGCCGTTCCACACCGACGGCCCCTACGATCCCGAAGGCTGGCGCCTGAGCGCGCGGCTCGCCGAGGTGCTCGGCGACGACCGCTGGACCTTCCGCGTCGCCGGGCCCGCCTCGCTGCTCTTTCTCATCCGGGCCTTCCACGGCGTCGTGGCCTACGCGACGCGGCTGGGCGCCGGCTTCTCGTGGCGGCGGGCCCTGCTCGACACGCCCAGGCACACACAGGCGAGCGGCGCCTCGCGCCCATCCGCGGCGCCGGCGGCCGCGGCGCCGGACCAGGACACCACGATGAGGAGCCATTCCCTGAAGGTGCAGGTGACGCGCGGCGGCCAGTCGGTGGCGCTGCTCACGTTCCCGGCCGCGGCCGTGGACCACCTGAACGACCTGGTGCCCGACGAGCACCGGGCACGCATCGCGGGCCGAGGTCTGGACCTGCCGGCGGTCTCCCGCAGCCTGGCGAGCCGCGACTACCCGCCGGGCGAGGTCGTGTCGCTCGACGACGGCGACGCCCGCATCCGGGTGTGGCTCGAATGA
- a CDS encoding PAS domain-containing methyl-accepting chemotaxis protein, translating to MSTESQAAAPVVEVDAQDLMDLRGQVAAIRRTQAVIEFQLDGTIVTANDNFLAVMGYALDEIQGRHHRMFVDPAEAAGADYKKVWNALRAGQAQAGEFRRLGKGGKDVWILASYNPILDADGKAYKVIKFASDVTATKLKTADHEGQLRAIGKAQAVIEFELDGTILTANDNFLKAMGYSLAEIQGRHHSMFVDRSEVKTAAYRAHWEKLGRGEFDAGEYRRLGKGGREVWIQASYNPILDMSGRPFKVVKYATDITATKLQNADYQGQLAAIGKSQAVIEFDLDGTIRTANDNFCGALGYRLDEIKGRHHSLFVERGVSASDEYRAFWAALGRGEYQAGEYKRIGKGGKEVWIQASYNPILDMNGRPFKVVKYATDTTAQVRAKIDLQQKVDAMLEVVNAASQGDLTRELTVRGSDAAGQMGEALAGFFAEIRKSVSGIIQNAQALASSSEELTAVSQQMSASANETSAQANVVSAASEQVSSNIQTVATGTEEMSASIKEIAANATEAAKVANAAVKVAETTNDTIAKLGDSSAEIGKVIKVITSIAQQTNLLALNATIEAARAGEAGKGFAVVANEVKELAKETARATEDIGQKIEAIQADTKGAVEAIGTISQIIDQINDISNTIASAVEEQTATTNEITRNVTEAAKGSTEIAQNISGVASAATSTSEGASDTQKSAAQLTKMAADLQGLVGRFKV from the coding sequence GTGAGCACAGAGAGCCAGGCAGCAGCACCGGTGGTGGAAGTCGACGCCCAGGACTTGATGGACCTGCGCGGCCAGGTGGCGGCGATTCGCCGTACCCAGGCGGTCATCGAGTTCCAGCTCGATGGCACGATCGTGACGGCGAACGACAACTTCCTGGCCGTCATGGGCTACGCCCTCGACGAGATCCAGGGCCGCCACCATCGGATGTTCGTCGACCCCGCCGAGGCCGCCGGGGCGGACTACAAGAAGGTCTGGAACGCGCTTCGGGCCGGCCAGGCCCAGGCCGGCGAGTTCCGTCGCCTCGGGAAGGGCGGCAAGGACGTCTGGATCCTCGCCAGCTACAACCCGATCCTCGACGCCGACGGCAAGGCGTACAAGGTGATCAAGTTCGCCAGCGACGTCACGGCGACGAAGCTGAAGACCGCCGACCACGAGGGGCAGCTCAGGGCGATCGGCAAGGCCCAGGCGGTCATCGAGTTCGAGCTGGACGGCACCATCCTCACCGCCAACGACAACTTCCTGAAGGCGATGGGGTACTCCCTCGCGGAGATCCAGGGCAGGCACCACAGCATGTTCGTGGACAGGTCCGAGGTGAAGACCGCGGCGTACCGTGCCCACTGGGAGAAGCTCGGCCGCGGGGAGTTCGACGCCGGCGAGTACCGGCGGCTGGGCAAGGGCGGCAGGGAGGTCTGGATCCAGGCGTCCTACAACCCGATCCTCGACATGAGCGGCCGGCCGTTCAAGGTCGTGAAGTACGCCACCGACATCACGGCGACGAAGCTCCAGAACGCCGACTACCAGGGCCAGCTCGCGGCCATCGGGAAGTCGCAGGCCGTGATCGAGTTCGACCTCGACGGCACCATCCGCACGGCGAACGACAACTTCTGCGGCGCGCTGGGCTACCGGCTCGACGAGATCAAGGGCCGCCACCACAGCCTGTTCGTGGAGCGCGGCGTCTCCGCGAGCGACGAGTACCGCGCGTTCTGGGCGGCGCTGGGCCGTGGCGAGTACCAGGCCGGCGAGTACAAGCGGATCGGCAAGGGCGGCAAGGAGGTGTGGATCCAGGCCTCCTACAACCCGATCCTCGACATGAACGGCCGGCCGTTCAAGGTGGTCAAGTACGCCACCGACACGACCGCGCAGGTGCGGGCCAAGATCGACCTGCAGCAGAAGGTCGACGCGATGCTGGAGGTCGTGAACGCCGCCAGCCAGGGCGACCTCACCCGCGAGCTCACGGTGCGCGGCTCCGACGCCGCCGGCCAGATGGGCGAGGCGCTCGCAGGCTTCTTCGCCGAGATCCGGAAGTCCGTGTCGGGCATCATCCAGAACGCGCAGGCGCTCGCGAGCTCGTCGGAGGAGTTGACGGCCGTCAGCCAGCAGATGAGCGCGAGCGCCAACGAGACCTCGGCGCAGGCCAACGTCGTGTCCGCGGCCTCGGAGCAGGTGTCGTCGAACATCCAGACCGTGGCGACCGGGACCGAGGAGATGAGCGCGTCGATCAAGGAGATCGCGGCCAACGCCACGGAGGCCGCGAAGGTCGCCAACGCCGCGGTCAAGGTGGCCGAGACCACCAACGACACGATCGCGAAGCTCGGAGACAGCTCCGCCGAAATCGGCAAGGTGATCAAGGTGATCACGTCCATCGCGCAGCAGACCAACCTGCTCGCGCTGAACGCCACCATCGAGGCCGCCCGGGCCGGCGAGGCCGGCAAGGGCTTCGCGGTCGTCGCCAACGAGGTGAAGGAGCTCGCCAAGGAGACCGCCCGGGCCACCGAGGACATCGGCCAGAAGATCGAGGCGATCCAGGCCGACACGAAGGGCGCCGTCGAGGCCATCGGCACCATCAGCCAGATCATCGATCAGATCAACGACATCTCGAACACCATCGCCAGCGCGGTGGAGGAACAGACCGCGACCACGAACGAGATCACGCGCAACGTCACGGAAGCCGCCAAGGGCAGCACCGAGATCGCGCAGAACATCTCCGGCGTCGCCTCCGCGGCGACCAGCACCAGCGAGGGCGCGTCGGACACGCAGAAGTCCGCCGCCCAGCTCACGAAGATGGCCGCCGACCTTCAGGGACTGGTGGGCCGTTTCAAGGTCTAG
- a CDS encoding chemotaxis protein CheW → MAELDDVVKEFLVESHENLDALDRLLVELEQQPDDRENLASIFRTIHTIKGTCGFLGFSKLEAISHVGENLLSRMRDGKLHLTAEIATALLAMVDAIRQILTTIEATAAEGDHDYTALVADLNRLNSGPSAEAPAPAVDAPAAAPTPLVIAEAAPPAPTPVPEPVAAVLAAAPAPEDTPMPSEEARTDDGVPSPERRTGDDRRAAVHDASLRVDVGLLDKLMNLVGELVLARNQILQFTATQSDPAFVGATQRLNLVTSELQEGVMKTRMQPIDNVWSKFPRIVRDLATTCHKQVRLEMMGKETELDKTIIEAIKDPLTHIVRNSVDHGIEMPDARTAKGKAAEGVLRLKAFHEGGQINIEIADDGAGIDPEKIRRKAVERSLVTAEQAARLGDQEVLRMIFLPGFSTAEKITNVSGRGVGMDVVKTNIEKIGGTVDIQSKVGEGTTLKIRIPLTLAIIPALMVSTGGELFAIPQVSLLELVRLEGEQLRTGIERIGGAAFHRLRGNLLPLVMLHKELGLESKVDGDVANIVVLKADDRQFGLVVDGVSDTEEIVVKPLGRQLKAVQVFAGATIMGDGHVALILDVTRLAHQANVLGKTSDRRTLAERESTVARRDSNEETWLLFRANGAERMAIPLRLVARLEEFASNDLERSGGELVVQYRGEILPLVSLAKFFGATAAEEADPKQVIVFADRGRSVGLVVDQIVDIVTEAIVPTKTGARRGTLGSAVIQQRVTELVDVAAVVRLAVPDQEDIKAAA, encoded by the coding sequence ATGGCTGAACTGGACGACGTGGTCAAGGAGTTCCTGGTCGAGAGCCACGAAAACCTCGATGCGCTTGACCGGCTCCTGGTCGAGCTGGAACAGCAGCCCGACGATCGCGAGAACCTCGCGAGCATCTTCCGCACGATCCACACGATCAAGGGCACCTGCGGCTTCCTCGGCTTCTCCAAGCTCGAGGCCATCAGCCACGTCGGCGAGAACCTGCTCAGCCGCATGCGCGACGGCAAGCTGCACCTCACGGCCGAGATCGCGACGGCGCTGCTCGCCATGGTGGACGCCATCCGGCAGATCCTGACGACCATCGAGGCCACCGCGGCCGAGGGCGACCACGACTACACCGCCCTCGTCGCCGACCTCAATCGTCTGAACAGCGGCCCCTCGGCCGAGGCGCCAGCGCCAGCCGTCGACGCGCCGGCGGCCGCTCCCACGCCACTCGTCATCGCAGAGGCCGCCCCGCCGGCCCCCACACCCGTCCCGGAGCCCGTGGCCGCCGTGCTGGCCGCCGCCCCGGCGCCCGAAGACACGCCCATGCCATCCGAAGAAGCCCGCACCGATGACGGAGTCCCCTCGCCAGAGCGCCGGACGGGCGACGACCGTCGCGCCGCCGTGCACGACGCCTCGCTTCGCGTGGACGTCGGCCTGCTCGACAAGCTGATGAACCTCGTGGGCGAGCTGGTGCTCGCCCGCAACCAGATCCTCCAGTTCACGGCGACGCAGAGCGACCCGGCGTTCGTCGGGGCCACCCAGCGCCTGAACCTCGTGACGTCGGAGCTGCAGGAAGGCGTCATGAAGACGCGCATGCAGCCCATCGACAACGTCTGGAGCAAGTTCCCGCGCATCGTCCGCGACCTGGCCACCACGTGCCACAAGCAGGTGCGGCTCGAGATGATGGGCAAGGAGACGGAGCTCGACAAGACCATCATCGAGGCCATCAAGGACCCGCTGACCCACATCGTCCGCAACTCCGTCGATCACGGCATCGAGATGCCGGACGCGCGGACGGCGAAGGGCAAGGCCGCCGAGGGCGTGCTGCGGCTGAAGGCCTTCCACGAGGGCGGCCAGATCAACATCGAGATCGCCGACGACGGCGCCGGGATCGACCCCGAGAAGATCCGGCGCAAGGCGGTCGAACGCTCGCTCGTGACGGCCGAGCAGGCCGCGCGACTGGGCGACCAGGAGGTCCTGCGCATGATCTTCCTGCCGGGGTTCTCCACGGCCGAGAAGATCACGAACGTGTCCGGCCGCGGCGTCGGCATGGACGTCGTCAAGACGAACATCGAGAAGATCGGCGGCACCGTCGACATCCAGAGCAAGGTCGGCGAAGGCACGACCCTCAAGATCCGCATCCCGCTCACGCTCGCCATCATCCCGGCGCTCATGGTGTCCACGGGCGGCGAGCTCTTCGCCATTCCGCAGGTGAGCCTGCTCGAGCTGGTCCGCCTCGAGGGCGAGCAGCTGCGGACGGGCATCGAGCGGATCGGCGGCGCGGCGTTCCATCGCCTGCGAGGCAACCTGCTCCCGCTCGTGATGCTCCACAAGGAGCTGGGACTCGAGTCGAAGGTCGACGGCGACGTGGCCAACATCGTCGTGCTGAAGGCCGACGACCGCCAGTTCGGCCTCGTGGTCGACGGCGTCAGCGACACCGAGGAAATCGTGGTCAAGCCGCTCGGCCGCCAGCTGAAGGCCGTCCAGGTGTTCGCGGGGGCCACCATCATGGGCGACGGCCACGTGGCCCTCATCCTGGACGTCACGAGGCTGGCCCACCAGGCCAACGTCCTCGGCAAGACCAGCGACCGCCGGACGCTGGCAGAACGCGAGTCCACCGTGGCGCGCCGCGACAGCAACGAGGAAACCTGGCTGCTGTTCCGCGCCAACGGCGCCGAGCGGATGGCGATTCCCCTGCGCCTCGTCGCGCGGCTCGAGGAGTTCGCCTCGAACGACCTGGAGCGCTCGGGTGGCGAGCTCGTCGTGCAGTACCGCGGCGAGATCCTGCCTCTCGTCAGCCTCGCCAAGTTCTTCGGCGCGACCGCCGCGGAGGAGGCCGACCCGAAGCAGGTCATCGTCTTCGCCGACCGCGGCCGCAGCGTCGGCCTCGTGGTGGACCAGATCGTGGACATCGTGACCGAGGCGATCGTGCCGACCAAGACGGGCGCCCGCCGCGGCACGCTCGGCTCCGCCGTCATCCAGCAGCGCGTGACCGAGCTCGTGGACGTGGCGGCCGTGGTGCGACTCGCCGTTCCGGATCAGGAAGACATCAAGGCCGCCGCCTGA
- a CDS encoding RluA family pseudouridine synthase, with protein MADRGDAGRRLDLSIQRHLAGTHRLSRAATQRLIATGHVAVNGRAVRRAAGRLAAGDLVAVDGATSLPAPRRPEPEALDVDVLYEDADLLVVVKPAGVTVHPTSSHRRGTLLNALLGRASAAGAEGAWTPHLVQRLDRDTSGLVLVAKSGAVHAALQRAGDVCVREYLTVVWGTPRPSTGTIEGRLGRDLLDRRRVAVREGGAAALTAYECLDRSRGNRRGLSLVRCRLHTGRTHQIRVHLADRGWPIVGDPVYGRPPRARLADPVLDRHARGFARQALHAWRLSVAWPTPGRVLRFEAPLPDDLARLLDAAGLHPPRR; from the coding sequence GTGGCGGATCGGGGCGACGCCGGGCGGCGCCTCGACCTGTCCATCCAACGCCATCTCGCCGGAACCCACCGGCTGTCGCGCGCCGCAACCCAGCGCCTGATCGCGACGGGCCACGTGGCCGTGAACGGCCGGGCCGTCCGCCGCGCCGCGGGCCGCCTCGCCGCCGGGGACCTGGTGGCCGTGGACGGCGCGACATCCCTTCCCGCCCCACGACGCCCTGAACCGGAAGCGCTCGATGTCGACGTCCTCTACGAGGACGCCGACCTGCTCGTGGTCGTGAAACCCGCGGGCGTCACGGTGCACCCGACGTCGTCCCACCGCCGAGGCACTCTCCTCAACGCGCTCCTGGGCCGCGCCTCGGCGGCTGGGGCCGAGGGCGCCTGGACGCCGCACCTCGTGCAGCGCCTCGACCGCGACACATCGGGCCTGGTGCTGGTCGCCAAATCCGGGGCCGTGCACGCCGCGCTGCAGCGCGCCGGAGACGTCTGCGTGCGCGAGTACCTGACAGTCGTGTGGGGAACGCCGCGGCCGTCGACGGGCACCATCGAGGGACGCCTCGGCCGCGACCTCCTCGACCGGCGCCGCGTCGCCGTCCGCGAGGGCGGCGCCGCCGCGCTCACCGCCTACGAGTGCCTGGACCGGTCCCGTGGCAACCGCCGGGGCCTGAGCCTGGTCCGCTGCCGCCTCCACACGGGACGCACCCACCAGATTCGCGTCCACCTCGCCGACCGCGGCTGGCCCATCGTCGGCGACCCCGTGTACGGACGCCCGCCGCGGGCCCGGCTCGCCGATCCGGTTCTCGATCGGCACGCGCGCGGCTTCGCCCGGCAGGCCTTGCACGCCTGGCGGCTCTCGGTCGCATGGCCCACGCCCGGTCGCGTCCTGCGCTTCGAAGCGCCGCTCCCGGACGACCTCGCCAGGCTCCTCGACGCCGCCGGCCTCCACCCGCCGCGGCGCTGA
- a CDS encoding chemotaxis protein CheW translates to MTTSAATSHAPGAEAASTKQFATFMLDQYYFGVEVLKVQEVIRYQDMTHVPLAPSVVRGLINLRGQIVTAIDLRHRLELPVRHDGEQPMNVVVRTSDGVVSLLVDEIGDVVEAAASDFEPAPDTIRGAARELVTGVYKLKDSLLLALDVERTASLDGDGGDRRN, encoded by the coding sequence ATGACCACATCCGCAGCCACGTCGCACGCGCCCGGCGCCGAAGCCGCAAGCACGAAGCAGTTCGCGACCTTCATGCTCGACCAGTACTACTTCGGTGTCGAGGTGCTGAAGGTGCAGGAAGTCATCCGGTACCAGGACATGACGCACGTGCCGCTCGCGCCGTCCGTCGTCCGGGGCCTCATCAACCTTCGGGGCCAGATCGTCACGGCCATCGACCTTCGCCACCGCCTCGAGCTCCCGGTACGGCACGACGGGGAACAGCCCATGAACGTGGTGGTGCGGACCTCGGACGGCGTGGTCAGCCTGCTCGTCGACGAGATCGGCGACGTGGTGGAAGCGGCGGCCTCCGATTTCGAGCCGGCGCCCGACACCATCCGGGGCGCGGCGCGCGAGCTGGTCACGGGCGTCTACAAGCTGAAGGACAGCCTGCTGCTGGCGCTCGACGTCGAACGCACGGCCTCGCTGGACGGCGACGGCGGCGACCGCCGGAACTGA
- a CDS encoding response regulator — protein MKALVVDDSRAIRSILVKMLTELGYQAAEARHGREALLYLQSHPDTHIALVDWNMPEMNGLELVQAVKADNALAGVKLMMVTTEIEMSQMVKALEAGANEYVMKPFTKAVIEDKLRLLGLPSGAAA, from the coding sequence ATGAAGGCCCTCGTCGTCGACGACTCCCGAGCCATCCGATCGATTCTCGTCAAGATGCTGACCGAGCTCGGCTACCAGGCGGCGGAGGCCCGCCACGGCCGCGAGGCGCTCCTGTACCTCCAGTCGCATCCCGACACGCACATCGCGCTCGTGGACTGGAACATGCCCGAGATGAACGGCCTCGAGCTCGTCCAGGCCGTGAAGGCCGACAACGCCCTCGCCGGCGTCAAGCTCATGATGGTGACGACCGAGATCGAGATGAGCCAGATGGTGAAGGCCCTCGAGGCGGGCGCCAACGAGTACGTCATGAAGCCCTTCACGAAGGCCGTGATCGAGGACAAGCTGCGCCTCCTGGGCCTGCCTTCGGGAGCGGCTGCGTGA